The following proteins are encoded in a genomic region of Drosophila bipectinata strain 14024-0381.07 chromosome XL, DbipHiC1v2, whole genome shotgun sequence:
- the LOC108131957 gene encoding ATP-binding cassette sub-family B member 10, mitochondrial isoform X1 yields the protein MLLNCTRLTHGCTTLRVSQICRASYNHHHHLHRQYPQLGRCLQRGLRTPPRPPATVAPSTSLGGHHQLLFHALRMPTRCLRRGLAQTAKKIRLIGNVPKRGKVPVTSPLTAPPKPKVDVPATMGRSQYARLLSLTKSEKWVLTAGILCLIVSSAITMSVPMFLGKVIDVVFNKAGMDSAAVARLGEYSMMLFAIFVLGGIANFSRVYLFGNAALRIVKNLRSRVYKSMLMQEVGWFDTKGTGELINRLSNDTYMVGISLSQNVSDGLRSLAMIGVGTGMMIYTSPQLAAVSALVVPAMAGMAIVYGRYVRKITRKELDKYAQIMKYAEERFGNVKTVKIFCREQQEVKAFDKKLDEALQIGYKETRARSIFFGLTGFSGNFIIISVLYYGGTLVLQDQISIGALTAFMLYAGYVAISMNGLSNFYSQLNKGVGASERIWEILDRECSIPIDKGIVPDGKPLGDVGFQNVYFSFPTRAESAVLSDFSLNLLPGQTTAVVGRSGSGKTTIALLLLRLYDPQSGAVTLDGIDLRTVNPQWLRDNIGAVSQEPVLFSGTIRENILYGVNPGDEPNEELLQRVVEEANISQFTDQLPDGLDTMVGQRGMMLSGGQKQRVAIARALIKNPTILVLDEATSALDAMSEQLVQNALDRLVQGRTVLTIAHRLSTIRNADQIAVLSDGKIVEQGNYTELMNIPEGVFRELVATQAFGNQESAQEPAQE from the exons ATGTTGTTGAATTGCACGAGGCTAACACACGGCTGCACGACTCTCCGGGTCTCGCAAATCTGCCGAGCATCATATAACCACCATCATCACCTCCACCGACAGTATCCGCAGCTGGGCCGGTGCCTGCAGCGAGGATTGCGGACACCGCCGAGGCCACCAGCAACGGTGGCACCGTCCACCAGCTTAGGTGGCCACCACCAGCTGTTGTTCCATGCGCTCCGTATGCCGACGCGGTGCCTGCGACGCGGTCTGGCCCAGACTGCCAAAAAGATTAGGTTGATAGGCAATGTTCCAAAGCGAGGAAAGGTACCCGTTACTTCACCATTAACCGCCCCACCAAAACCTAAAGTCGACGTTCCTGCTACTATGGGCCGATCACAGTACGCACGCCTTCTAAGCCTGACCAAGTCGGAGaaatgggtgctgacag CGGGTATACTATGTCTGATTGTCTCCTCGGCCATCACCATGTCGGTGCCCATGTTCCTCGGCAAGGTCATCGACGTGGTCTTCAACAAGGCGGGCATGGACAGTGCCGCCGTTGCTCGACTGGGCGAGTACTCCATGATGTTGTTCGCGATATTTGTTTTAGGAGGAATCGCGAACTTCTCCAGGGTCTACCTGTTTGGAAATGCAG CTCTCAGGATTGTAAAGAATCTTAGATCTCGGGTGTACAAATCGATGCTGATGCAGGAGGTGGGTTGGTTCGACACCAAGGGCACTGGTGAACTAATCAACCGCCTCAGCAACGACACCTACATGGTGGGCATTTCCCTGAGCCAGAACGTCTCCGATGGACTTCGATCCTTGGCCATGATTGGCGTGGGAACAGGCATGATG ATCTACACCTCGCCCCAATTGGCGGCAGTAAGCGCACTGGTGGTGCCCGCCATGGCTGGAATGGCCATCGTTTATGGGCGCTATGTTCGTAAGATTACCCGCAAGGAACTGGACAAGTATGCACAAATCATGAAGTATGCGGAGGAGCGATTCGGCAATGTGAAGACCGTGAAGATCTTTTGCCGGGAACAGCAGGAGGTGAAGGCTTTCGACAAAAAGCTGGACGAGGCTCTCCAAATTGGTTACAAGGAAACCCGGGCCAGATCCATATTCTTTGGACTG ACTGGCTTCTCGGGCAACTTTATAATCATATCGGTGCTGTACTATGGCGGCACCTTAGTTCTTCAGGATCAAATCAGCATCGGCGCTCTGACCGCATTCATGCTGTACGCCGGCTACGTGGCCATCTCGATGAACGGTCTCTCCAATTTCTACAGCCAACTGAACAAGGGCGTGGGTGCCTCGGAACGGATCTGGGAGATTCTGGACCGCGAATGCTCCATACCCATTGACAAGGGCATTGTACCGGACGGCAAACCGTTGGGTGATGTGGGCTTCCAGAATGTCTACTTCTCGTTCCCCACACGCGCCGAATCTGCTGTCCTCTCGGACTTTTCGCTCAACCTACTGCCCGGCCAGACGACAGCGGTGGTGGGTCGATCGGGATCGGGAAAAACGACAATAGCTCTACTGCTGCTCCGACTCTACGATCCCCAGTCGGGTGCAGTGACTCTGGATGGCATCGATCTGCGGACGGTGAATCCCCAATGGCTAAGGGACAACATCGGAGCGGTTAGCCAGGAACCGGTTCTGTTTTCGGGCACCATTCGCGAGAATATTCTGTACGGCGTGAATCCCGGGGATGAGCCCAACGAAGAGCTGCTTCAGCGGGTCGTGGAGGAGGCCAACATTAGCCAGTTCACGGATCAGTTGCCCGACGGCCTGGACACGATGGTGGGCCAGCGGGGCATGATGCTAAGTGGCGGCCAGAAGCAGCGCGTCGCCATCGCCAGGGCACTTATTAAG AATCCCACCATCCTTGTCCTGGATGAGGCGACCAGCGCCCTGGACGCCATGTCCGAGCAACTGGTGCAGAACGCCCTGGATCGGCTAGTCCAAGGCCGCACTGTCCTGACCATTGCCCACCGACTGAGCACCATCCGGAATGCGGACCAAATCGCCGTACTGAGTGACGGCAAGATCGTGGAGCAGGGCAACTACACGGAACTGATGAACATCCCGGAGGGTGTCTTCCGGGAACTGGTTGCCACTCAGGCCTTTGGCAACCAGGAATCGGCGCAGGAACCGGCCCAGGAATAG
- the LOC108131956 gene encoding uncharacterized protein, with amino-acid sequence MDTGEELKSWLQEETKPYAARVEFALRVWQSVEFPYPSKFEIIIRWLSESLGSCTQLPIQQLKDLVQLRAQPGLVSQECKSAFIRALVAVAGTDSTGDEAILGLLSSCLNFELLQDALRSDYNLLTEIFACIFRSHQKCVEKRRNAGEDRELEHTDAEFVIPIIKQLSDMARRSQKVKDLVTCHDNQSLRPLVELLLTLKSHCVEELAELEKQLKAHFKKERIAKQPLHVKLLLLEAEVLNNRFEPNDLVLTIRAVFRESEPLLLAAHLLTSLRKYDISLQFGMDKKKKSKRNREKSDSEEEEEGEKAAGSTPKVKTAFTYISEKLLELVRDHKQTHLKEVLILLCSALRLNPMLLEHSVYQITVWLLTAPKQSAVEEQLYSEYLILLLDMFRRLSRAERFIMNLLKSLKEWLGKYQLPVASGESKKRRLQDSVSEGAETETEQHFLQIILAETSPTSAPPASSSNDAFKQLNHTWPSQSAGMAFTRLVSHLMTKPSLVIWKTLLHSFAELLEEEQPQAVLPENLDFSRDFHAALLCQYLSGTRLAEQVHLHQGEVEQQLQHTAQVLEQFGRRLLSQEHNRRLMNAFLECTERASGFELLLAHYWPDGHPASQRSVQLRGFLPPSEWTLIQQRVHNFGKSSCRLRLQRLELQLAESGWLLQADQRGVGCPVALAEIVPASQLFRLTRPQKQLRTQQGLQDLEDADCVELLALKLLQEYAASVKAAKVKGSLLAKLKLEEQLDQAALVSFLKEKAATDKDVEDLPSALETIQGLQGLPLVQLSSSIRSRLWLVTFVLYRDLSRNQQQEEEAKKLLEVLIDLMHFGQPLPVCEFIPKLATMLEMIPTTTAEGWSFYETLFARCIRRQGAGSESFLVSCSEHLKEQLTANSKLSGEQTRLLLLAIQTLSNASGAQGRRLQRHLQPLVEIFGEMVAHKFRSKKKEASVYMEFVDDTRAGYATYLSSCINRVAKQEREKEQLEKNKKAEEKENEGQEEDTDIKKKKKNKKKAKEEQAPEQDLSETIDDKFRRICKIYIGYSLNYRNPHAIRLLNVALTHRQRLHLDPDEIEFVLSSYWRQLNEDIETGDISASTVEPAIKLIIGYKTNEDFLLLLRRLSSQIGEMPRPETPAQHTALRNVLTLLGLFAKCSLSSVKGAMLNEHFEVISVSAALRLPEPKDAEYRGHAVRLLEAQRHMAGNRTVPLTGETLDCLLGSLLDVDIKHLIRNGGSWLDFVDLYGAITDNLMVLLKQHTNLMSDRAAQLSALCQDLVQAIVGYRAERKQAQDLSETELDGLADLGLKLATVMSTVTTTQSLAVKRVAPFLLIFTIRQMVATERPTTLFEKVKVHIVRVCHELIGICDHRAGHFILRSSSEAGARMYESLVKDHEKYHKFRGKV; translated from the exons ATGGACACCGGCGAAG AGCTGAAGTCCTGGCTGCAGGAGGAGACCAAACCGTATGCGGCACGTGTTGAATTCGCTCTACGCGTCTGGCAGTCTGTGGAGTTTCCCTATCCCAGCAAGTTTGAGATCATCATCCGATGGCTGAGCGAATCCCTTGGCTCTTGTACACAACTACCCATCCAGCAGCTAAAGGATCTCGTCCAGTTGCGCGCCCAACCGGGCTTGGTGAGTCAGGAGTGCAAATCGGCGTTTATCCGAGCTCTGGTGGCGGTGGCAGGAACGGATTCGACCGGAGACGAAGCTATTCTCGGTCTCCTGTCCAGTTGTCTGAACTTTGAGCTGCTCCAGGATGCCCTGCGTTCCGATTACAATCTTCTGACCGAGATCTTCGCCTGCATCTTTAGAAGTCATCAGAAATGCGTCGAAAAACGTAGGAATGCTGGTGAGGATCGTGAGCTGGAGCACACCGATGCCGAGTTTGTGATTCCCATCATTAAGCAGCTGTCGGACATGGCACGGAGATCCCAGAAGGTGAAAGACCTCGTCACCTGCCACGACAACCAATCCCTCCGCCCTCTGGTAGAGTTGCTCCTCACCCTGAAATCGCACTGCGTGGAGGAGCTGGCCGAGCTGGAGAAGCAGCTGAAGGCACACTTTAAGAAGGAGCGCATCGCCAAGCAGCCGCTACATGTGAAGCTACTGCTCCTGGAGGCGGAAGTCCTCAACAATCGCTTCGAGCCCAATGATCTAGTCCTGACTATTAGGGCGGTTTTCCGGGAGAGTGAGCCTCTGCTGCTAGCCGCCCACTTGCTAACGTCCCTGCGCAAGTACGACATATCCTTGCAGTTCGGTATggacaagaagaagaagagcaAGAGAAACCGAGAGAAGTCCGAcagcgaggaggaggaggagggggagAAGGCCGCCGGGTCCACACCCAAAGTCAAAACCGCCTTCACCTACATTTCTGAGAAACTTCTTGAGCTGGTTCGCGATCACAAGCAGACGCACCTGAAGGAGGTCCTGATACTCCTGTGCTCGGCCCTGCGCCTGAACCCAATGCTGTTGGAGCACAGTGTCTACCAGATCACCGTTTGGCTGCTCACCGCTCCGAAACAGAGTGCCGTTGAGGAGCAGCTGTACTCCGAGTATCTGATCCTGCTGCTGGACATGTTCCGGCGCCTGAGTCGGGCCGAGAGGTTCATCATGAATCTCCTGAAGAGTCTAAAGGAGTGGCTGGGCAAGTACCAGCTGCCAGTCGCCTCGGGGGAGAGCAAGAAGCGTCGCCTGCAAGACTCCGTGAGCGAAGGAGCTGAGACCGAAACGGAACAGCACTTTCTGCAGATCATTCTGGCGGAGACATCGCCCACGTCAGCTCCCCCGGCCTCGTCCTCGAACGATGCCTTCAAACAGCTGAATCACACCTGGCCGAGTCAATCGGCGGGCATGGCCTTCACCCGCCTGGTCAGCCATTTGATGACCAAGCCGTCGCTGGTCATATGGAAGACGCTGCTCCACTCGTTTGCCGAGCTGCTGGAGGAGGAACAGCCTCAGGCTGTGCTGCCCGAGAATCTGGACTTCTCGCGGGACTTTCATGCGGCGCTGTTGTGTCAGTACTTGAGCGGCACTCGGCTGGCGGAGCAAGTGCATCTGCATCAGGGTGAGGTGGAACAGCAGCTGCAGCACACTGCCCAGGTGCTGGAGCAGTTCGGACGCCGGTTGCTCAGCCAGGAGCACAATCGTCGCCTCATGAACGCCTTCCTCGAGTGCACGGAGCGGGCCAGTGGCTTTGAACTGCTCCTGGCCCACTACTGGCCGGACGGTCATCCCGCCAGCCAGAGATCCGTACAGCTTCGCGGATTCCTGCCGCCCTCCGAGTGGACTCTGATCCAGCAGAGAGTCCACAACTTTGGCAAGAGCTCGTGCCGCCTGCGGTTGCAGCGCCTGGAGCTGCAGCTGGCGGAGAGCGGCTGGTTGCTGCAGGCCGATCAACGTGGCGTGGGATGCCCCGTCGCCCTGGCCGAGATCGTGCCCGCATCTCAGCTCTTCCGGCTAACCAGGCCCCAGAAACAGTTGCGCACCCAACAGGGGCTGCAGGATCTGGAGGACGCGGACTGCGTGGAGCTGTTGGCCTTGAAGCTCCTTCAGGAGTACGCGGCTTCTGTGAAGGCGGCCAAGGTGAAGGGTTCCCTGCTGGCGAAGCTCAAGCTGGAGGAGCAACTGGACCAGGCTGCTCTGGTGAGCTTCCTCAAGGAGAAGGCTGCCACCGACAAGGATGTGGAGGATCTGCCTTCAGCTCTGGAGACTATACAGGGATTACAGGGCCTACCTCTGGTGCAACTGTCCAGCTCCATACGCTCCCGCCTCTGGCTGGTCACCTTCGTCCTCTACAGGGATCTCAGTCGCAACcagcagcaggaggaggaAGCCAAGAAGCTCCTGGAAGTGCTAATAG ACCTGATGCACTTTGGGCAACCGTTGCCCGTCTGTGAGTTCATCCCAAAGCTGGCCACGATGCTGGAGATGATTCCCACCACCACCGCGGAGGGCTGGAGCTTCTACGAGACTCTCTTCGCGCGCTGCATTCGTCGGCAGGGTGCTGGCAGCGAGTCGTTCCTCGTCAGCTGCTCGGAGCACCTCAAGGAGCAGCTGACGGCCAACAGTAAGCTTAGTGGGGAGCAGACacggctcctgctcctggccATCCAAACGCTGTCCAATGCCAGTGGTGCTCAGGGCCGGCGGTTGCAGCGGCACCTTCAGCCGCTGGTGGAGATCTTCGGGGAGATGGTGGCTCACAAGTTCCGCTCGAAAAAGAAGGAGGCATCCGTCTACATGGAGTTTGTGGACGACACCCGGGCGGGCTATGCCACCTACCTGAGCAGCTGCATCAATCGGGTCGCCAAGCAGGAGCGCGAAAAGGAGCAGCTGGAGAAGAACAAGAAGGCGGAGGAGAAGGAAAACGAAGGTCAGGAGGAGGACACGGAcataaagaagaagaagaagaacaagaagAAGGCCAAGGAGGAGCAGGCCCCGGAGCAGGATCTGTCGGAGACCATCGATGACAAGTTCCGGCGCATATGCAAGATATACATTGGATACTCT CTTAACTACCGCAATCCGCACGCCATCCGCCTGCTGAACGTGGCCCTCACCCATCGCCAGCGGCTCCACTTGGATCCCGATGAGATCGAGTTCGTGCTGAGCTCCTATTGGCGGCAACTGAACGAGGACATCGAAACGGGCGACATCTCCGCCAGCACAGTGGAGCCGGCCATCAAGCTGATCATCGGCTACAAGACCAACGAGGACTTTCTACTGCTCCTGCGGCGCCTCTCCAGCCAAATCGGGGAGATGCCGCGTCCGGAAACGCCCGCCCAGCATACGGCCCTGAGGAATGTCTTGACTCTGCTGGGACTCTTTGCCAAGTGCTCGCTGAGCAGCGTCAAGGGAGCG ATGCTCAACGAACACTTTGAGGTCATCAGTGTGAGCGCCGCCCTGCGCCTGCCCGAGCCCAAGGATGCGGAATACCGGGGTCATGCTGTGCGCCTGCTGGAGGCTCAGCGACACATGGCCGGCAACAGGACGGTGCCTCTGACGGGCGAGACGTTGGACTGCCTGTTGGGCAGTCTGCTGGACGTGGACATCAAACATTTGATCCGCAACGGTGGCAGTTGGCTGGACTTTGTGGATCTGTATGGCGCCATAACGGACAACCTGATGGTGTTGCTGAAACAGCACACCAACCTGATGTCAGATAGGGCCGCCCAGCTGAGTGCCCTGTGCCAGGATCTGGTCCAGGCCATTGTGGGCTATCGGGCGGAGCGCAAGCAAGCCCAGGATTTGAGTGAAACGGAGCTGGATGGTCTGGCCGATCTGGGCCTGAAACTGGCCACCGTAATGTCCACAGTGACGACCACCCAGTCGCTGGCCGTGAAGCGAGTGGCGCCCTTCCTCCTGATCTTCACCATTCGCCAGATGGTGGCCACCGAACGACCCACCACGTTGTTTGAAAAG GTCAAAGTTCACATAGTTCGTGTGTGCCACGAGCTGATTGGGATCTGTGACCATCGTGCCGGGCACTTTATCCTGCGCTCCAGCAGCGAGGCCGGCGCCCGGATGTACGAGAGCCTGGTGAAGGATCACGAAAAGTATCACAAGTTTAGGGGAAAAGTTTAA
- the LOC108131962 gene encoding probable methylmalonate-semialdehyde/malonate-semialdehyde dehydrogenase [acylating], mitochondrial, protein MSLVRLIGAEARQMAKRSYSSAAPTTKLFIDGKFVESKTKEWIDVHDPATNKVVTRVPKATQEEMQTALESNKKAFRSWSNQSILTRQQVMFKLQALIKANMGELAKNITKEQGKTLADAEGDVLRGLQVVEHCCSIPSLQMGETVANVARDMDTYSLVLPLGVTAGVAPFNFPAMIPLWMFPVAITTGNTMLLKPSERVPGATMLLMELLNEAGCPPGVVNVIHGQHDAVNFICDAPEIKAVSFVGSDQAGKYIYERAGKNGKRVQSNMGAKNHGIILADANKENTLNQLAGAAFGAAGQRCMALSTAVFVGDAQSWIPDLVERAQKLKVNAGHVPGTDVGPVISAASRKRINDLIESGVKEGAKLVLDGRKITVPGYEEGYFVGPTILSDVTPKMKCYTEEIFGPVLVILNADTLDDAIDIVNANPYGNGTAVFTTNGAAARKFVNEIDAGQVGVNVPIPVPLPMFSFTGTRGSFRGDHHFYGKQGIKFYTQTKTVTQLWRETDVTHTQAAVAMPTMK, encoded by the exons ATGTCCCTTGTGCGTTTAATTGGAGCTGAG GCTCGCCAGATGGCCAAGCGCTCCTACTCCTCGGCCGCTCCCACCACCAAGCTCTTCATCGACGGCAAGTTCGTGGAGTCGAAGACCAAGGAGTGGATCGATGTGCACGACCCGGCCACCAACAAGGTGGTGACCCGTGTGCCAAAGGCCACCCAGGAGGAGATGCAGACGGCCCTGGAGTCGAACAAGAAGGCATTCCGCTCGTGGAGCAACCAGTCGATCCTCACCCGCCAACAGGTGATGTTCAAGCTTCAGGCCCTGATCAAGGCCAACATGGGCGAGCTGGCCAAGAACATCACCAAGGAGCAGGGCAAGACCCTGGCCGATGCCGAGGGTGATGTCCTCCGCGGTCTCCAGGTGGTGGAGCACTGCTGCAGCATTCCCTCCCTGCAGATGGGCGAGACGGTGGCCAATGTGGCTCGCGACATGGACACCTATTCTCTGGTGTTGCCTCTCGGTGTTACCGCTGGAGTGGCTCCCTTCAACTTCCCGGCCATGATCCCGCTGTGGATGTTCCCGGTGGCCATCACCACGGGTAACACCATGCTGCTGAAGCCCTCGGAGCGTGTTCCCGGCGCCACTATGCTGCTGATGGAGCTGCTCAACGAGGCTGGCTGCCCACCCGGTGTGGTGAACGTGATCCACGGCCAGCACGACGCCGTCAACTTCATCTGCGATGCCCCCGAGATCAAGGCGGTGTCCTTTGTTGGCTCCGACCAGGCCGGCAAGTACATCTACGAGCGGGCCGGCAAGAATGGCAAGCGCGTCCAGTCGAACATGGGCGCCAAGAACCACGGTATCATCCTGGCCGATGCCAACAAGGAGAACACCCTTAACCAGTTGGCCGGAGCCGCCTTCGGTGCGGCCGGACAACGGTGCATGGCCCTCTCCACGGCCGTTTTCGTGGGTGATGCCCAGTCCTGGATCCCCGATCTGGTCGAGCGTGCCCAGAAGCTGAAGGTGAATGCCGGTCATGTGCCCGGAACTGATGTGGGTCCCGTGATCAGTGCCGCCTCCCGGAAGCGCATCAACGATCTGATCGAGTCCGGCGTCAAGGAGGGTGCCAAGCTCGTCCTGGACGGCCGCAAGATCACAGTGCCCGGCTACGAGGAGGGCTACTTCGTTGGACCCACCATCCTGAGCGATGTCACCCCCAAGATGAAGTGCTACACCGAGGAGATCTTCGGCCCGGTGCTGGTGATCCTCAACGCCGACACCCTGGACGATGCCATCGATATTGTGAACGCCAATCCCTACGGCAATGGCACTGCTGTCTTCACCACCAACGGAGCGGCCGCCCGCAAGTTCGTCAACGAGATCGATGCCGGCCAGGTGGGCGTGAATGTCCCCATTCCCGTGCCCCTGCCCATGTTCTCGTTCACCGGCACCCGCGGCTCCTTCCGCGGTGACCACCACTTCTACGGCAAGCAGGGCATCAAGTTCTACACCCAGACGAAGACGGTCACCCAGCTGTGGCGCGAAACTGACGTCACCCACACCCAGGCGGCCGTGGCCATGCCCACCATGAAGTAA
- the LOC108131957 gene encoding ATP-binding cassette sub-family B member 10, mitochondrial isoform X2, with product MPTRCLRRGLAQTAKKIRLIGNVPKRGKVPVTSPLTAPPKPKVDVPATMGRSQYARLLSLTKSEKWVLTAGILCLIVSSAITMSVPMFLGKVIDVVFNKAGMDSAAVARLGEYSMMLFAIFVLGGIANFSRVYLFGNAALRIVKNLRSRVYKSMLMQEVGWFDTKGTGELINRLSNDTYMVGISLSQNVSDGLRSLAMIGVGTGMMIYTSPQLAAVSALVVPAMAGMAIVYGRYVRKITRKELDKYAQIMKYAEERFGNVKTVKIFCREQQEVKAFDKKLDEALQIGYKETRARSIFFGLTGFSGNFIIISVLYYGGTLVLQDQISIGALTAFMLYAGYVAISMNGLSNFYSQLNKGVGASERIWEILDRECSIPIDKGIVPDGKPLGDVGFQNVYFSFPTRAESAVLSDFSLNLLPGQTTAVVGRSGSGKTTIALLLLRLYDPQSGAVTLDGIDLRTVNPQWLRDNIGAVSQEPVLFSGTIRENILYGVNPGDEPNEELLQRVVEEANISQFTDQLPDGLDTMVGQRGMMLSGGQKQRVAIARALIKNPTILVLDEATSALDAMSEQLVQNALDRLVQGRTVLTIAHRLSTIRNADQIAVLSDGKIVEQGNYTELMNIPEGVFRELVATQAFGNQESAQEPAQE from the exons ATGCCGACGCGGTGCCTGCGACGCGGTCTGGCCCAGACTGCCAAAAAGATTAGGTTGATAGGCAATGTTCCAAAGCGAGGAAAGGTACCCGTTACTTCACCATTAACCGCCCCACCAAAACCTAAAGTCGACGTTCCTGCTACTATGGGCCGATCACAGTACGCACGCCTTCTAAGCCTGACCAAGTCGGAGaaatgggtgctgacag CGGGTATACTATGTCTGATTGTCTCCTCGGCCATCACCATGTCGGTGCCCATGTTCCTCGGCAAGGTCATCGACGTGGTCTTCAACAAGGCGGGCATGGACAGTGCCGCCGTTGCTCGACTGGGCGAGTACTCCATGATGTTGTTCGCGATATTTGTTTTAGGAGGAATCGCGAACTTCTCCAGGGTCTACCTGTTTGGAAATGCAG CTCTCAGGATTGTAAAGAATCTTAGATCTCGGGTGTACAAATCGATGCTGATGCAGGAGGTGGGTTGGTTCGACACCAAGGGCACTGGTGAACTAATCAACCGCCTCAGCAACGACACCTACATGGTGGGCATTTCCCTGAGCCAGAACGTCTCCGATGGACTTCGATCCTTGGCCATGATTGGCGTGGGAACAGGCATGATG ATCTACACCTCGCCCCAATTGGCGGCAGTAAGCGCACTGGTGGTGCCCGCCATGGCTGGAATGGCCATCGTTTATGGGCGCTATGTTCGTAAGATTACCCGCAAGGAACTGGACAAGTATGCACAAATCATGAAGTATGCGGAGGAGCGATTCGGCAATGTGAAGACCGTGAAGATCTTTTGCCGGGAACAGCAGGAGGTGAAGGCTTTCGACAAAAAGCTGGACGAGGCTCTCCAAATTGGTTACAAGGAAACCCGGGCCAGATCCATATTCTTTGGACTG ACTGGCTTCTCGGGCAACTTTATAATCATATCGGTGCTGTACTATGGCGGCACCTTAGTTCTTCAGGATCAAATCAGCATCGGCGCTCTGACCGCATTCATGCTGTACGCCGGCTACGTGGCCATCTCGATGAACGGTCTCTCCAATTTCTACAGCCAACTGAACAAGGGCGTGGGTGCCTCGGAACGGATCTGGGAGATTCTGGACCGCGAATGCTCCATACCCATTGACAAGGGCATTGTACCGGACGGCAAACCGTTGGGTGATGTGGGCTTCCAGAATGTCTACTTCTCGTTCCCCACACGCGCCGAATCTGCTGTCCTCTCGGACTTTTCGCTCAACCTACTGCCCGGCCAGACGACAGCGGTGGTGGGTCGATCGGGATCGGGAAAAACGACAATAGCTCTACTGCTGCTCCGACTCTACGATCCCCAGTCGGGTGCAGTGACTCTGGATGGCATCGATCTGCGGACGGTGAATCCCCAATGGCTAAGGGACAACATCGGAGCGGTTAGCCAGGAACCGGTTCTGTTTTCGGGCACCATTCGCGAGAATATTCTGTACGGCGTGAATCCCGGGGATGAGCCCAACGAAGAGCTGCTTCAGCGGGTCGTGGAGGAGGCCAACATTAGCCAGTTCACGGATCAGTTGCCCGACGGCCTGGACACGATGGTGGGCCAGCGGGGCATGATGCTAAGTGGCGGCCAGAAGCAGCGCGTCGCCATCGCCAGGGCACTTATTAAG AATCCCACCATCCTTGTCCTGGATGAGGCGACCAGCGCCCTGGACGCCATGTCCGAGCAACTGGTGCAGAACGCCCTGGATCGGCTAGTCCAAGGCCGCACTGTCCTGACCATTGCCCACCGACTGAGCACCATCCGGAATGCGGACCAAATCGCCGTACTGAGTGACGGCAAGATCGTGGAGCAGGGCAACTACACGGAACTGATGAACATCCCGGAGGGTGTCTTCCGGGAACTGGTTGCCACTCAGGCCTTTGGCAACCAGGAATCGGCGCAGGAACCGGCCCAGGAATAG